One Halobaculum roseum DNA segment encodes these proteins:
- a CDS encoding ArsR/SmtB family transcription factor encodes MTEEPDPPAVFATLDDEYARDILVATKTDRLSAKELSEVCDMSRPTVSRRVSRLVEQGLLEEYTHVDPGGRHYSEYEARLERIEVLLRAEGFDVTIDVRPDPADRIATIFEEMRGD; translated from the coding sequence GTGACCGAGGAGCCCGATCCGCCGGCGGTCTTCGCGACACTCGACGACGAGTACGCCCGCGACATCCTCGTGGCGACGAAGACCGACCGGCTGTCCGCGAAGGAACTCAGCGAGGTATGCGACATGTCGCGTCCGACCGTCTCGCGGCGTGTCTCGCGCCTCGTCGAGCAGGGCCTCCTCGAGGAATACACGCACGTCGACCCGGGAGGGCGCCACTACAGCGAGTACGAGGCGCGCCTCGAACGCATCGAGGTTCTCCTGCGGGCGGAGGGGTTCGACGTCACCATCGACGTCCGGCCGGACCCCGCCGACCGGATCGCGACCATCTTCGAGGAGATGCGGGGAGACTGA
- a CDS encoding DUF7521 family protein, with amino-acid sequence MEHTLFVIGKLFTTALALVIAYQAYRGYRRHHTQLLLYVAAGFALIGLGGLLEGVLFELLRVSIFEAGTVAALVTAAGMLSILYALYAPNP; translated from the coding sequence ATGGAACACACGCTATTCGTCATCGGCAAACTGTTCACGACCGCGCTGGCGCTGGTCATCGCCTACCAGGCCTATCGCGGGTACCGACGGCATCACACGCAGTTACTCCTGTACGTCGCCGCCGGCTTCGCACTGATCGGGCTCGGCGGCCTCCTCGAAGGCGTCCTCTTCGAACTCCTCCGGGTGTCGATCTTCGAAGCGGGAACCGTCGCAGCACTCGTCACTGCGGCGGGGATGCTGTCTATCCTCTATGCCCTGTATGCCCCGAACCCCTGA
- a CDS encoding permease — protein MVATMIEGVLEALRIGVGFLWTAAWAIIMGLTVTSLVQVYVSKERMAQVLGDGDLSGLAKATAFGAASSGCSFGAVAIGKGLFKKGAHAVNFLAFMFASTNLIVELGLMILILLGWEFLLAELLGGLVLIAVMAMIVHLTLPENLFDEVRETLNERDREAGVTEDPTCGMEGKDEYSLTTDGGETLTFCSEGCMETYQQETSSRGGWREELLSWGGWYKVGNQYRKEWSMIWKDIVAGFLISGFVIVFVPQRVWNTLFIQGDGLLVTAENAIMGVAIAVLSFVGSMGNVPFAVALWGGGVSFAGIIAFVYADLITIPVLNVYRKYYGWNVMLYILGVFFVTMAFTGFLMESLFDALGIVPDLAGGETATERTYFELDYTFYLNLVAFALSGFLLYVYRRGLGAPGQYRDPVCGMRTDDSGPSLTHDGETYYFCSKTCKRSFEDRPAAFTHQHPEAGASQGHDHQ, from the coding sequence ATGGTAGCGACGATGATCGAGGGCGTCCTGGAAGCGCTTCGCATCGGGGTCGGCTTCCTGTGGACGGCGGCGTGGGCGATCATTATGGGCCTCACAGTCACGAGCCTCGTCCAGGTCTACGTCTCCAAGGAGCGAATGGCACAGGTGCTCGGTGACGGTGACCTGAGCGGGCTCGCCAAGGCGACCGCGTTCGGCGCGGCGAGTAGCGGCTGCAGTTTCGGCGCCGTCGCGATCGGGAAAGGGTTGTTCAAGAAGGGGGCACACGCGGTGAACTTCCTCGCGTTCATGTTCGCGTCGACGAACCTCATCGTCGAACTCGGGTTGATGATCCTGATCCTGTTGGGCTGGGAGTTCCTCCTCGCGGAGCTGCTCGGTGGCCTCGTTCTCATCGCCGTGATGGCGATGATCGTCCACCTCACGCTCCCCGAGAACCTGTTCGACGAGGTCCGAGAGACGCTCAACGAGCGCGACCGTGAGGCTGGTGTCACCGAAGACCCGACCTGCGGGATGGAAGGCAAAGACGAATATTCCCTCACGACCGACGGCGGTGAGACGCTCACGTTCTGCTCCGAGGGGTGTATGGAGACCTACCAGCAAGAGACGTCGAGTCGTGGCGGGTGGCGCGAGGAACTACTGTCGTGGGGCGGCTGGTACAAGGTCGGGAACCAGTACCGCAAGGAGTGGTCGATGATCTGGAAGGACATCGTCGCCGGCTTTCTCATCTCGGGGTTCGTCATCGTCTTCGTCCCGCAGCGGGTGTGGAACACGCTGTTCATCCAGGGCGATGGCCTGCTCGTGACGGCTGAGAACGCGATCATGGGCGTCGCGATCGCCGTCCTCAGTTTCGTCGGCAGTATGGGCAACGTTCCGTTCGCGGTCGCGCTCTGGGGCGGCGGTGTCAGCTTCGCCGGCATCATCGCGTTCGTCTACGCCGACCTCATCACGATCCCCGTATTGAACGTCTATCGGAAGTACTACGGCTGGAACGTCATGCTGTACATCCTCGGCGTCTTCTTCGTGACGATGGCATTCACCGGCTTCCTCATGGAGTCGCTGTTCGACGCGCTCGGTATCGTTCCGGATCTGGCCGGCGGAGAGACGGCGACCGAGCGGACGTACTTCGAACTCGACTACACGTTCTACCTCAACCTCGTCGCGTTCGCGCTCTCCGGCTTCCTCCTGTACGTGTATCGCCGTGGCCTCGGTGCACCCGGCCAGTACCGTGACCCCGTCTGCGGGATGCGAACCGACGACAGTGGGCCGAGTCTGACCCACGATGGCGAGACGTACTACTTCTGTTCGAAGACCTGCAAGCGATCGTTCGAGGATCGCCCCGCTGCATTCACCCATCAACACCCGGAGGCGGGAGCGTCACAGGGTCACGACCACCAGTGA
- a CDS encoding DUF302 domain-containing protein, whose product MEYTIQTVVTGDFDDVVEATNAALKDEGFGVLCDIDIRATLKEKLGEEFRQYRILGACNPPLAYEGLTEEIELGALLPCNVIVYETDDGDIAVRAVDPEQLVGIADNDALDSIATEVAERFHRVLAAVSDEFDPAREA is encoded by the coding sequence ATGGAATACACAATACAGACCGTAGTCACTGGTGACTTCGACGACGTCGTCGAGGCAACGAACGCTGCACTGAAGGACGAGGGATTCGGCGTCCTCTGTGACATCGACATTCGGGCGACGCTCAAGGAGAAGCTCGGCGAGGAGTTCCGCCAGTATCGCATTCTCGGTGCGTGCAATCCGCCGCTGGCGTACGAAGGGTTAACCGAGGAGATCGAGCTCGGCGCGCTGTTGCCCTGTAACGTCATCGTCTATGAGACCGATGACGGCGACATCGCGGTACGCGCGGTCGATCCGGAGCAGCTCGTCGGGATCGCTGATAACGACGCGCTCGATTCCATCGCGACCGAGGTCGCCGAACGATTCCATCGCGTACTGGCAGCCGTTTCGGACGAGTTCGACCCCGCGCGGGAGGCCTGA
- a CDS encoding PQQ-binding-like beta-propeller repeat protein: protein MSESSEWLMHGPDAAQTSAVNGTGPTETVVVSPLVETEQSLTGGPVHIDDTLYIGENGYPDDDTHVYAIDTADGSVRWNAAVDSVDAQSLAITGDTLIVVESRTPFDGETAGAITALNRHTGAVRWRTETDDCVLAAPTVVDGTVYVGCTDQTLYALSVASGEIEWTYETLGDIFSPPAVVDGTVYVGGGEYIYAIDADDGTRRWWFETDDHDLFDAPPGGGTRNAIAVENGTAYVGSGDGLLYALDATTGAVEWRFRPTAVNTTSGAPSITSSPAVADGAVYFATAGDEVYSVSAADGVEQWSVSVPRSGDARPIVTDEMLYLGAGVLRGFDRETGAERWKATAIRGGQYPILVDETLYVPGNDGTLYTVR from the coding sequence ATGAGTGAGTCGTCGGAATGGCTGATGCACGGGCCGGACGCCGCACAGACATCCGCGGTCAACGGAACGGGGCCGACTGAAACCGTCGTCGTCTCACCGCTCGTTGAGACGGAACAGTCGCTTACAGGGGGCCCCGTCCACATCGATGACACGCTGTATATCGGCGAGAACGGGTATCCCGATGACGACACCCACGTGTATGCGATCGACACGGCGGACGGGAGCGTCCGGTGGAACGCGGCTGTGGATTCAGTCGATGCACAATCGCTCGCGATCACTGGAGACACGCTGATCGTCGTCGAGAGTCGGACTCCATTCGACGGCGAGACCGCCGGCGCGATCACTGCACTCAATCGCCATACTGGTGCTGTGAGATGGCGAACGGAGACGGACGACTGTGTTCTCGCGGCCCCGACCGTTGTCGATGGCACCGTGTATGTCGGCTGTACCGATCAAACACTGTACGCGCTCAGTGTGGCGTCCGGCGAGATCGAGTGGACGTACGAGACGCTCGGCGACATCTTCTCGCCACCCGCAGTAGTCGACGGCACGGTGTACGTAGGCGGCGGGGAGTACATTTATGCGATCGATGCGGACGATGGCACCCGACGCTGGTGGTTCGAAACCGACGATCACGACCTGTTCGACGCGCCACCCGGCGGCGGAACGCGGAACGCGATCGCCGTCGAGAACGGAACCGCATACGTCGGATCCGGGGACGGGCTGTTGTATGCACTCGATGCGACGACCGGGGCAGTCGAGTGGCGGTTCCGGCCCACGGCGGTCAACACGACCTCCGGGGCTCCGTCGATCACGTCCTCCCCGGCAGTCGCCGACGGAGCTGTCTACTTCGCAACCGCCGGTGACGAGGTGTACTCCGTGAGTGCGGCCGACGGGGTCGAGCAGTGGTCGGTTTCGGTTCCGCGGTCCGGCGATGCACGCCCGATCGTAACCGACGAGATGCTCTATCTCGGAGCGGGTGTGCTTCGCGGGTTCGACCGGGAGACGGGTGCCGAGCGGTGGAAGGCGACGGCGATCCGGGGCGGCCAATATCCGATCTTGGTCGATGAGACGTTGTACGTTCCGGGCAACGACGGGACGTTGTATACAGTTCGTTGA
- a CDS encoding CopZ family metallochaperone — translation MTTTINVEGMSCGHCEQTVEDALREVSGVTDVTVDRESEQASVNGEADVSALVEAVEDAGYTAHARV, via the coding sequence ATGACGACAACCATCAACGTAGAGGGAATGTCGTGCGGTCACTGTGAGCAAACGGTCGAGGACGCGCTCCGAGAGGTCTCCGGCGTGACTGACGTGACCGTTGATAGGGAGAGCGAACAGGCGAGCGTCAATGGTGAGGCAGATGTCTCGGCGCTCGTGGAGGCCGTCGAAGACGCGGGGTATACCGCTCACGCCCGAGTATAA
- a CDS encoding SHOCT domain-containing protein produces the protein MPTKTDDTSLVTLLLGIIAALIIFPLFFMGFGMMGFGPMMGGMWGGGMWGDGTMPGWLFVVGIVMQLLFLVALVGGGYLIYRAITGDASDADHALEELRLAYARGELTDEEYEQRREALERDTSSRSD, from the coding sequence ATGCCCACAAAAACAGACGATACGAGTCTTGTCACGCTCCTCCTCGGAATCATCGCCGCCCTCATCATCTTCCCGTTGTTCTTCATGGGCTTCGGGATGATGGGATTCGGACCGATGATGGGCGGGATGTGGGGCGGTGGAATGTGGGGCGACGGCACGATGCCCGGCTGGCTGTTCGTCGTCGGGATCGTGATGCAGCTCCTGTTCCTGGTCGCCCTCGTCGGTGGCGGGTACCTCATCTACCGCGCGATCACGGGGGATGCGAGTGACGCTGACCACGCACTCGAAGAACTCCGGCTCGCGTACGCCCGGGGAGAGCTGACCGACGAGGAATACGAACAGCGACGCGAGGCACTCGAACGAGACACCTCCTCACGTTCCGACTGA
- a CDS encoding SHOCT domain-containing protein — translation MRNPIRARGIRSLGLIVIGALSLAVIAGTALTQAAVPSTMMWDWHDGMWTGGHMEGWSGWGMVLFGLLWMGLLVALPTALVYWLATRSRSDGQAEDSALAVLERRYARGEIDDEEFDRRRARLVSGGGRY, via the coding sequence ATGCGAAATCCGATTCGAGCACGCGGGATTCGTTCTCTGGGGCTCATCGTCATTGGAGCACTGTCGCTGGCCGTCATCGCCGGAACGGCGCTGACGCAGGCGGCCGTCCCGAGTACAATGATGTGGGACTGGCACGACGGCATGTGGACCGGCGGCCACATGGAGGGATGGAGTGGCTGGGGGATGGTCCTGTTCGGTCTCCTGTGGATGGGACTCCTCGTCGCCCTCCCGACCGCTCTCGTCTACTGGCTGGCAACGCGGTCGCGATCGGACGGCCAAGCCGAGGATAGCGCACTCGCTGTCCTCGAAAGGCGGTACGCTCGCGGCGAGATCGACGACGAGGAATTCGACCGCCGCCGCGCCCGGCTCGTGTCCGGTGGCGGCCGGTACTGA
- a CDS encoding Na+/H+ antiporter NhaC family protein gives MPEFGALSLVPPLLAIVLAIATRKAVLSLFLGIWSGGVIVTGGLGLGQTFDWIAAAIGDSVFHAQIVIFTLLLGSAVAMIWRLGGSHAVRNWAIDRIDTKRKAGVAAWLLGIVLFFDDYANTAVVGSTMKDVSDHLKVSREKLSYLVDSTAAPVATLAISSWVAFQLSMIESGYEATGLAADEIPDTFEVYLQSIPYNMYAILAIVMVGIVVISQRDYGEMLTAEHRAAETGKVTRDDARPMQDVESELGEPNVDDPKLLSFFLPILVLIGVTVGSALWTGYGPGATLYDMVTGADYAVALIFGSFAMVVTTYALGYAYGLLSLGESVDTTIDGFGIMLTAVTILVLAWGIGNVVETLGTGDVVAAWAESAGLSAELLPVVVLFTAAFIAFSTGSSWGTMGIVTPIAVPVAWNIAGTHTMVAVMVGMVFSGAIFGDHSSPISDTTVLSSTFTGADLIDHVRTQIYYAVTVVVVVAGLMLVWGFTRISPFVLLPVGVLALIGLVYGLSEFDARRRGLDPKSAGSSPDVPTADD, from the coding sequence ATGCCAGAATTCGGCGCGCTCTCGCTCGTCCCGCCGCTGCTGGCCATCGTGCTCGCGATCGCGACCCGGAAGGCGGTGCTGTCGCTGTTCCTGGGCATCTGGTCCGGCGGCGTCATCGTCACGGGCGGGCTCGGGCTCGGACAGACCTTCGACTGGATCGCCGCCGCGATCGGCGACAGCGTGTTCCACGCCCAGATCGTCATCTTCACCCTGCTGCTGGGGTCGGCGGTGGCGATGATCTGGCGGCTGGGCGGCTCACACGCCGTCCGGAACTGGGCGATCGACCGCATCGACACGAAACGAAAGGCGGGCGTCGCGGCGTGGCTCCTGGGCATCGTCTTGTTCTTCGACGACTACGCCAACACGGCCGTCGTCGGGAGCACGATGAAGGACGTCTCCGACCACCTGAAGGTCTCCCGGGAGAAGCTGTCCTATCTCGTCGACTCCACGGCGGCGCCGGTCGCGACGCTCGCGATCTCCTCGTGGGTCGCGTTCCAGCTGTCGATGATCGAGTCGGGCTACGAGGCGACGGGGTTGGCCGCCGACGAGATCCCGGACACCTTCGAGGTGTACCTGCAGTCGATCCCGTACAACATGTACGCGATCCTGGCGATCGTGATGGTCGGGATCGTCGTGATCAGCCAGCGCGATTACGGGGAGATGCTCACGGCCGAACACCGTGCCGCCGAGACCGGCAAGGTGACCCGCGACGACGCCCGGCCCATGCAGGACGTCGAGTCGGAGCTCGGCGAACCGAACGTCGACGACCCGAAGCTGCTGTCGTTCTTTCTGCCCATCCTGGTGCTGATCGGGGTCACCGTCGGCTCGGCGCTATGGACGGGCTACGGGCCCGGGGCGACGCTGTACGACATGGTCACCGGCGCCGACTACGCGGTCGCGCTGATCTTCGGGTCGTTCGCGATGGTGGTGACGACGTACGCGCTCGGGTACGCATACGGGCTGCTCTCGCTGGGCGAGAGCGTCGACACCACCATCGACGGCTTCGGCATCATGCTGACGGCGGTGACGATCCTCGTGCTCGCGTGGGGGATCGGCAACGTCGTCGAGACGCTCGGCACGGGCGACGTGGTCGCCGCCTGGGCCGAGTCGGCCGGCCTCTCGGCGGAACTGCTCCCGGTCGTCGTGCTGTTCACCGCCGCGTTCATCGCCTTCTCGACGGGGAGCTCCTGGGGAACGATGGGCATCGTGACCCCGATCGCCGTGCCCGTCGCGTGGAACATCGCCGGCACCCACACCATGGTCGCGGTCATGGTCGGGATGGTCTTCTCCGGGGCCATCTTCGGCGACCACTCCTCGCCGATCTCGGACACGACGGTGCTGTCCTCGACGTTCACCGGCGCGGACCTCATCGACCACGTCCGGACGCAGATCTACTACGCGGTCACCGTCGTGGTCGTGGTGGCCGGGCTGATGCTCGTGTGGGGATTCACCCGGATCTCCCCGTTCGTGCTGCTCCCGGTCGGCGTGCTGGCGCTGATCGGGCTCGTCTACGGCCTCTCGGAGTTCGACGCCCGGCGTCGCGGTCTCGACCCGAAGTCCGCGGGCTCGTCACCGGACGTGCCGACGGCGGACGATTGA
- a CDS encoding site-2 protease family protein: MRSYTVTRVWDIPIRVNTSLLIFLPVLAWLIGSGQQIAFYAGIIEGFTGVGFDLAVLGAGATPWVIGIAAAVGLFVSVTLHELGHSWVALRYGIGIESITLWILGGLAALESVPREWNREFWIAIAGPVVSVLVAGVCYAGALVAPGSIPVTRFVLGYLAFTNLLLAGFNLLPAFPMDGGRIFRALLARTRPYGTATRIAARVGVVFAFLFAIVGVVSFNIVMLLLAFFIYGAATTESRTVLLDELLEGITVGDIMTRDPPTVSVDTTIEELGSRMLRDRQTVHLVTDDAGAVVGLVSLSGLRSVRGDDRGSTRVEAVMQEVPRVGASADAFDTLATLNQAGGSTAIVEEAGELVGILTESDYAHAMTVRKGFRSGISG; the protein is encoded by the coding sequence GTGCGAAGCTACACCGTCACCAGGGTCTGGGACATCCCGATCCGCGTCAACACCTCGCTGTTGATCTTCCTACCCGTGCTCGCGTGGCTCATCGGAAGCGGCCAGCAGATCGCGTTCTACGCCGGGATCATCGAGGGGTTCACCGGGGTCGGGTTCGACCTGGCCGTCCTCGGCGCCGGCGCGACGCCGTGGGTCATCGGCATCGCGGCCGCGGTCGGCCTGTTCGTGAGCGTCACCCTCCACGAACTCGGACACTCGTGGGTCGCGTTACGCTACGGCATCGGGATCGAGTCGATCACGCTGTGGATCCTCGGCGGGCTCGCCGCCTTAGAGTCGGTGCCCAGGGAGTGGAACCGCGAGTTCTGGATCGCCATCGCCGGCCCGGTCGTGAGCGTGCTCGTCGCCGGCGTGTGTTACGCGGGCGCGCTCGTCGCCCCGGGCTCGATCCCGGTCACGCGGTTCGTCCTCGGGTATCTCGCGTTCACGAACCTCCTGTTGGCCGGATTCAACCTGCTGCCCGCGTTCCCGATGGACGGCGGCCGCATCTTCCGGGCGCTCCTGGCCCGCACTCGACCGTACGGCACGGCGACGCGGATCGCCGCACGGGTCGGCGTCGTCTTCGCCTTCCTGTTCGCCATCGTCGGCGTCGTCTCGTTCAACATCGTCATGCTCCTGCTGGCGTTCTTCATCTACGGCGCCGCGACGACGGAGTCGCGGACGGTCCTGCTGGACGAACTCCTCGAGGGGATCACCGTCGGCGACATCATGACTCGCGATCCCCCGACCGTCTCGGTGGACACCACGATCGAGGAGCTGGGCTCCCGGATGCTTCGCGACCGGCAGACCGTCCACCTCGTCACGGACGACGCCGGGGCGGTCGTCGGGCTCGTCTCGCTGTCCGGGCTCCGCTCGGTTCGGGGGGACGACCGCGGGTCGACTCGGGTCGAGGCGGTGATGCAGGAAGTTCCGCGGGTCGGCGCGAGCGCGGACGCCTTCGACACGCTCGCCACGTTGAACCAGGCAGGCGGGTCGACCGCCATCGTCGAGGAGGCGGGCGAGCTCGTCGGTATCCTGACCGAATCGGACTACGCGCACGCGATGACGGTCCGTAAGGGGTTCCGAAGCGGGATCAGTGGGTAG
- a CDS encoding copper-translocating P-type ATPase, with the protein MDDHHDTDENPTGDGTQQDNGSHHQQGAGHHDEAVDGADEHRVERGLLEEETQPAAADETALHEGHEHDGHEGGHGHGSHEGHGEGHGGMHEGHERMFRRRFFVSTLLSIPVLLYSDMLQEWLGFSVPAFPGSEWINPVFAVIVFAYGGIPFLRMAVPELKDRSPGMMTLISMAISVAFVYSLASVAFPTQSAFFWELVTLIDIMLLGHWIEMRSVRRASSAVDELAKLMPDTAERITDDGETEEVPVSDLSEGDLVLVRPGASVPADGTVEEGDSDVEESMITGESNPVSKEPGDEVIGGTINGDGSLRVRVGATGEEATLAGIMRLVEEAQQSESETQVLADRAAGWLFYVALGAAVVTAIAWTLAVSFDATVIERVVTVLVIACPHALGLAIPLVVAINTSLAARNGMLVRDRIAMEEARNLDAIVFDKTGTLTRGEHGVVDMATVDGVTEADALALAAAVERDSEHMIARAIREAAEERDLSAPDATDFEAIKGRGVRATVEGNEVYVGGPNLLTQLDSEVPDHLRQFADEAGENARTVVYLVRDGELIAAFAMADVIREESFRVVEALHDLGIEVAMLTGDSRDVADAVADELGIETVFAEVLPEDKDETVQELQDQGKLVGMVGDGVNDAPALTRADVGIAIGSGTDIAVQSADVILVQNNPMDVVRLVKLSKASYRKMQENIVWAAGYNVLAIPLAAGVLAPIGILLSPAVGALLMSLSTVIVAINAQLLRRVDLSVPSLPGVAASTEAQPGD; encoded by the coding sequence ATGGACGACCACCACGATACAGATGAAAACCCGACGGGAGACGGAACCCAGCAGGACAACGGCAGTCACCACCAACAGGGGGCCGGTCACCACGATGAGGCGGTCGACGGGGCTGATGAGCACCGGGTCGAACGGGGGCTACTAGAGGAGGAGACGCAGCCAGCCGCAGCGGATGAGACGGCGCTCCACGAGGGGCACGAGCACGACGGACACGAGGGAGGGCACGGTCACGGTTCCCACGAGGGGCACGGTGAGGGCCACGGCGGGATGCACGAAGGGCACGAACGGATGTTCCGTCGGCGTTTCTTCGTCTCGACGCTCCTGTCGATCCCCGTCCTCCTGTACAGCGACATGCTGCAGGAGTGGCTCGGGTTCTCCGTCCCCGCGTTCCCGGGCAGCGAGTGGATCAACCCCGTCTTCGCCGTGATCGTGTTCGCGTACGGCGGGATCCCGTTCCTCCGGATGGCGGTGCCGGAGCTAAAGGACCGGTCGCCGGGGATGATGACGCTCATCTCGATGGCGATCAGCGTCGCGTTCGTCTACAGCCTCGCCAGCGTGGCCTTCCCGACGCAGTCGGCGTTCTTCTGGGAGCTCGTCACGCTGATCGACATCATGCTACTGGGGCACTGGATCGAGATGCGATCGGTACGCCGGGCTTCGAGCGCGGTCGACGAGCTCGCGAAGCTGATGCCCGATACCGCCGAGCGGATCACCGACGACGGTGAGACCGAGGAGGTCCCCGTCAGCGACCTCTCCGAGGGCGACCTCGTGCTCGTCCGGCCGGGCGCGAGCGTCCCTGCCGACGGGACCGTCGAGGAGGGCGATTCCGACGTCGAGGAGTCGATGATCACCGGCGAGTCGAACCCGGTCTCGAAGGAGCCCGGCGACGAGGTCATCGGCGGGACGATCAACGGCGACGGCAGTCTCCGCGTCCGTGTCGGTGCGACGGGCGAGGAGGCGACGCTCGCGGGCATCATGCGCCTCGTCGAGGAAGCCCAGCAGAGCGAATCCGAGACGCAGGTGCTGGCCGACCGCGCGGCCGGGTGGCTGTTCTACGTCGCGCTCGGGGCGGCCGTCGTGACGGCGATCGCGTGGACGCTCGCGGTCTCGTTCGACGCGACCGTCATCGAGCGCGTCGTCACGGTGCTCGTCATCGCCTGCCCGCACGCGCTCGGGCTCGCTATCCCCCTCGTGGTCGCGATCAACACGTCGCTCGCGGCTCGCAACGGGATGCTCGTCCGCGACCGGATCGCGATGGAGGAGGCACGGAATCTGGACGCCATCGTCTTCGACAAGACGGGGACGCTCACCCGAGGCGAACACGGCGTCGTCGACATGGCGACCGTCGACGGCGTAACCGAGGCCGACGCACTCGCGCTGGCGGCGGCCGTCGAGCGCGATTCGGAGCACATGATCGCGCGAGCCATCCGCGAGGCAGCCGAGGAGCGCGATCTCAGCGCACCTGATGCGACCGACTTCGAGGCGATCAAGGGCAGGGGCGTCCGCGCGACCGTCGAAGGGAACGAGGTGTACGTCGGCGGGCCGAACCTGTTGACTCAACTCGATAGCGAGGTCCCGGACCACCTCCGGCAGTTCGCCGACGAGGCCGGCGAGAACGCACGGACCGTGGTGTATCTCGTTCGTGACGGGGAGCTGATCGCCGCGTTCGCGATGGCCGACGTGATCCGCGAGGAGAGTTTCCGCGTGGTCGAGGCCCTCCACGACCTGGGCATCGAGGTGGCGATGCTGACCGGCGATTCTCGGGATGTCGCCGACGCCGTCGCCGACGAGTTGGGCATCGAGACGGTGTTCGCGGAGGTCCTCCCCGAGGACAAAGACGAGACGGTGCAGGAACTCCAGGACCAGGGGAAGCTCGTCGGGATGGTCGGAGACGGCGTGAACGACGCGCCGGCGCTGACGCGGGCCGACGTGGGCATCGCCATCGGGAGCGGCACCGACATCGCGGTCCAGTCGGCGGACGTCATCCTCGTCCAGAACAACCCGATGGACGTGGTCCGGCTCGTGAAACTCAGCAAAGCGAGCTACCGGAAGATGCAGGAGAACATCGTCTGGGCGGCCGGGTACAACGTCCTCGCGATCCCGCTTGCGGCGGGCGTGTTGGCTCCGATCGGGATCCTGCTGTCGCCCGCCGTGGGTGCGCTCTTGATGTCGCTGAGCACGGTGATCGTCGCGATCAACGCGCAGCTGCTCCGGCGCGTCGATCTGTCTGTCCCTAGCCTTCCGGGAGTCGCAGCATCCACCGAGGCCCAGCCCGGAGACTGA
- a CDS encoding DoxX family protein, whose translation MSTLDSGMNQLESRVGGLTVGGKVHSLSAWFVLALRLMMGYAFAYSGFTKITGEFAAGGYLANVAATNGNPLAGLFAWMGSTPWFVEFANVAVPWGELFIGLGLLVGAFVRLAAFFGALMMLMFYFGNWDMAHGFINGDFAYMLVFLAVAAFAAGRILGLDQYIEQYEIGGEALVERYPALEYVLG comes from the coding sequence ATGTCCACACTCGACTCCGGCATGAACCAACTCGAGAGCAGAGTCGGCGGCCTGACCGTCGGCGGGAAAGTCCACAGCCTGAGCGCGTGGTTCGTGCTCGCGCTCCGTCTCATGATGGGCTACGCGTTCGCGTACTCCGGATTCACGAAGATCACCGGCGAGTTCGCCGCCGGCGGCTACCTGGCGAACGTCGCGGCGACGAACGGCAACCCCCTCGCGGGCCTGTTCGCGTGGATGGGGTCGACGCCGTGGTTCGTCGAGTTCGCGAACGTCGCCGTCCCGTGGGGCGAGCTGTTCATCGGCCTCGGCCTGCTCGTCGGCGCGTTCGTCCGCCTCGCGGCGTTCTTCGGCGCGCTCATGATGCTCATGTTCTACTTCGGGAACTGGGACATGGCTCACGGGTTCATCAACGGGGACTTCGCGTACATGCTCGTGTTCCTCGCGGTCGCCGCGTTCGCCGCGGGCCGCATCCTGGGCCTCGACCAGTACATCGAACAGTACGAGATCGGCGGAGAGGCGCTCGTCGAGCGCTACCCCGCTCTCGAATACGTTCTCGGCTAA